From Punica granatum isolate Tunisia-2019 chromosome 1, ASM765513v2, whole genome shotgun sequence:
CCTATCAGATTCGAGTGCTTCTTCACCATACTCAACAATTCACGCCTGCAAACAATAGTGCATGGATCAATCACTACGATGCCGTTGAGATCACGCACTTGAGTAGTTCAAGTAGAAATTTCATCACAAATTTGAGATGAACAGCAAAATCAAGCATCAAATGGAGTTTGAGCAGCGTAGCTTCAAGCTCAGAGATGTAGTAAACAGCCAGTCAACAATGTAAATAACGCAAGAGGAAGCTTCAGCAATCAACGACCGACTCAACGCGCTTCACTCATATTTCCGACTGAGAGGCAATACAGAGAGAGCTCGCTCTGCCCGGCCGGAGCTCAGCTCAACGGCCAATTCAGTGAGACTCCAAAGATGAGTGATTACTCTCAGACATGCAACTATAGCTTAAAGAAGTTGTCAGACTCAAAAACCGATCGAATCAGCAAACAATTGAGTATCCGAGAGACGAATTCCGATGTACACGGACCTCGAGGGAGTCTCTCCACCATCTCCGATCATTTCTTCTCAGATTTCCGGCGAAATCTATCCTCCTCCCGTTCTGGTGAGTTTGGACTTAACTGAACTCCGTCGGCCTCATTGGAATCAACGATTTCAAGCTTTGCGCGTAGGATCtcgagaaggaggaggaggaggtggcaCTGCCCGATCCGACCCGAGTAACGACGACCGACCCGAGTAGTGCGAGAAATCATGGTTATAAATAtagcaagaaaaaaattaaaaattctcaaaaattgaatttttttagtttatatatttctaaattaCAATATTTGTTAGAGTCTTTATATATGTCGATTTTAAGGAAAAAGGTTTGATTTATTCAGCAGTGCAATTTTCCAAATAAATTTGCAAAGAGttaattctttttcctttttttcttttttggcttTGCAATGACAATTGTCGGAAAACAACGTGTTGTTCCATATGTGCACCTACCAATCAACTCATCATTGATTCATTCGTCTACCACTGAGAAACAGGTGCATTTTCGTGGTACTCATACTTGTCTATGATTAAGAGCTTTCGACTTCGATTATTACCAGTCAAACTTCTTATAAACAATTTATGGTATTCTGTCTATCATTTATCGGctcataaaattttctcataatagaagaaaaaataaaaagttcatGTTGCATCTTTTATCCGTATAGCATGTAAATGAACATTTGGCGTAAACATTAAAGTGCGTTTCGTCAAGTCGTAACAAATGATAGCATTTTGGTTCTAGTTGAAAATTGATTTCAGCATCACTTTAGCTACTcaagattttaaaagagcGACGGTCTGCCTCTCCTATAACCGGGCCCATGTTCAATTTAAGGGGAAGTGAGCATGTACAAGTTACGTAAGTTCAAACATGAGTCAATTCCTTCTCTCCTCGCCAATTTTCACCATCATCCTTCCATCTCCACTTCCCAACCATTATCGGCAAATAGTCGATGCTCGTTAAGTTCATAGTACCATGCTAAGCTGTTTACAGCCTAAGACAATCCCTTCCGTTTCTGCTCGATGATACTTCCAAAAGGACCTGCAACTCATTCCTCAGCTTCAGAACAGAGAGATCCAGTGATGTTAGCATATCGCATCGAGTTAGAAAGAGCTGCTAGTGAAATATTCGGACATGGAAATTGCATAGGAGTTCATGTACATCAGGTTTAGCATTTTCTTGAAGGAATATAGAGAAGAAAGAACATCGAAATAAATGGCATTTGCATTGATCTCGCTGAGAATAATACTTACTCGAACAGCAGCATGGTAATAGGGCCATCTGAAAGCAATCAATTGCCAAATCAAAGAAGCCATCCCATCCAATTTTACTGATTCCAAAGGTTCCTTACTATAACATTCTGAAGTACAGAGATGACAGATCCACTGGACTAATTGCGTGGAACCAAAGAAGAAAACTATCCCCCCATCCTTCCCCGTTCAATTTTGAAAGTAATCAGGATACAATAAATGACCTAAATACTACCTTCTGAGCAGGAGGGACCGATTTGGGGTTGAACAAGAGAGCATTTCACTATACTTGATATACTCCTAAAACTACTGCCACTGAACTAGGCTATGGATAATCTACTATAGTATATTTTTGGGGCAGCTAAAGCACAATTGCATTCGTACAAACAATTTGAGACACGATACCCTAGCTTTAAGCTGTAAGGACAACTCTTGTACCTCCAAGAACATGAAGATATAACGCGAGGCACAGGGTGAAAATAATAGAAGACTTGGCACTGATAAATCTCACTACTTCAAGCCCCCTAAGAATAACCTCCTCGTGCACTGTACCGAGACTCATCCTGATGCCCTCTGATAGTTTCCATGACAGAAACAGCAGAATAGACCGGATGGTCTCGAAGGTCACTCTCCCAGTGACATCAAGCACAAAGCGTCTGTTGCTCGGCACAGCTAAGGTGGATGAAACCTTGTTGGCCCACCCACTGTCTTGTACTTTGGAAACTGAGCTCGGCACCTGATACTTTGAAGGGACTTCTAGCTCAACGGACTTGTCTCCAACAACACTGAGGTCTTCAGTCTGATCAACGATCGAACAGGAAGATTTTGCACCAGAGTCTGGACTTGTCAACACTCGATGAGATGTCCTTATTAGTGTCTCGATAGCACTGTTACAGACTGAAACGAGAATGTCCTGGACCTTGTCCTGATGCTTCGGGTTGGTCAACCCAGCGAGGATCTCGTCATAGGTATTGATGCTCATGGTCTTGTCGAGATAAACAGCAACAGCAGTGCTCACAAACTTCTGTATACAATCACCTATGAGCTCTTTGCACTTGTCATCACAAGCAACATTCAACCACCTCAGCATCCCTGATGACTGAGACAAACATTCCTCACCGTTCGCCTTTAAACGATCCACTGATTCACTACTGGAGTAGAAGCCCAAAACCAAGTTCCTAGCAAAACTACCCACAACCACTGAAGCAAAACCAGTCCCGGCTGAAGAAAGAAGCCTATCCATGACCTTATCAGCGTAATTAGAACTCCGGATGCCTACTTCTGACCCAGTTTTGACACATGAATCTGTCTTATAACCACGAATAATTCCAACAGTAAAGGCCTTCGTCACCCTGCTAACAGATTGGGAGAACTCCTGCGATCTCGCAATCTTTGAGATTTGCTTCAAACTTCTGGGAATCTCATCCGTGTCTGACTGTAGAAACTCCTTCAAGTCGTTGGAGACAAGGCTGATGGTTTCTGCCGAATCAGAGGCCATCTCCAACACAGAAACCAGGGCACCTAACAGCTTCACCagcctcttcctcttcctcgtcACGGACGGCAAATGATAAACCCTGTAGGCAGCATAGCTCGAAATCCCAAACGCGGCGAGCAAGCCAATCcacttcttcctcctcctggCGAAGCCTAGAGACCTCTTCACAAGCTCATGATCCATACGATCAGAAACCCAGCCCTAGAGCTACAAAATTCCAAACCCACCAATCACAAAACTTAATCACAGCTCCAGGGTCCAAGTAAACAAACCTTACAAGATACCACAAAATGAACTACAAGAGAGTGGAAATATACCAAAAAAAGCTAGGGTTTCCATTTCAATTCAGCAGGGTAGTCAGGAAAATGGTCAGCGGAGCACAAATTATCACAATTGGGATTGTGGGCACAAGTGATGGGCAAGGATGAGCAGAACTACAGCACTAGAGTCTTGAATTATTCATTGAttgaagaaattcaaaaaaccCTTTTTCCAATTCTGACCATCTAAGAGACAGGCAGCTGAAATTATCCAGCGTTTGGCAAAATTCACTTTAGATGATTCGAAAATAAGAGCAGGAGGCCCTGAGCTCGGTTGcaaggagggagagggagactAACCTGGGAAAGAGAAGGGaggagatgatgatgatgatgatgatgatgatgataatgataCCGAGGCGCTGCAGAGCAGAGAGAGATGGAGGATTCCTCGCAATTTAATGAAACGGCCAATTGCTGTTATTCGCGCCCAGAGGCAGcacagaaagagagagagagagagagagagagagagggagatggGCGTTAGTTGGCTACGATTGAAGGCGGGGAGTGGAcctggaaatatatatatatatataactgcCAAAAATTAGGGAAGATATTAAGAAGAGTTGCTTTCATTTTGATCCCTGAAGTTTGCTTCTCGTCTCAGTTTGCCTCCGGGACAAATTCATTTCGTTCCGGCGAAGCCATGACAGCTATTGAACCTTGCATGGGTGTGGGTTGACTTGGAATACCGATCACGAGGTGCTTCCAATGGGCAAAGCACAGGCACTCGGTATGGGAGGATGGCATAATGGATTCTCATTTAAATAGACCATAATATAGAAAAGTCACGTTACATCATTGCTTGATTTAGAAACATTATGAGTATAATTTACGTGACTTAAATCTTTCATAAGTTATAACTCTTCTCGGCAAATCTCCTTAAAGAGTTTGATTATATACTATTTTCGATTGATCGAATATAAGATTAAATTATAAGAGGACAAGCGGGTTCTAGTTCAATCAAACCATATTACTTAAAACCTACTGGGTATCATTGCTCaacttatttaatatttcgatTATAATTTATGTTTGTTTTTACAGCTCTCGTAAAAGAGTTAGCTGCAGTCTTCACTTCCTTGTATGATGGTAAAATCGATTTATTTTTGTCGATAAATTAATATCGGTATTCTAGAAAGCCGAGCCATAGTAAGACGGATCAACAGACCTTGGGACCAGTTCAAGACATAATTGAAGCTCTTGGGGGCAAACTGAGCAATAGTAGTTACTGTCAAGGGGGCATGTTGTAATTATGACAAGTACGGGGGCGAGTAATCACTGTGGAATCGGACCTTTCGGGGAGTGGCGCCAACAGAACTCGCAATCCCCGGCCTTTCTTGTATGCCCCAAACCTCGCTTACCTCGGCTCACATATTAATGAAGGTTCGTTAATGGACGGTGCGATATCAAGCGACCGTGCCATGGGATATCTAATGACCTGCTAAGCAAATATATATGGCGCTTTAATGATGTTATAGaatttacatatttatgtCCCGCGATCATtgaagaaaatcaaatataatatgagaggagagagaggtaATATCGAAACGTGGTGGCCATAAGCCAAAGCTACAGAAGTTTATTACTTAGACCGACTCATCGAATATATAGAATTACTAGCTTATTTATAGGTTCAGGAAGTAGTCGGACTATGATagaaataatatcaaaatactattataaaatctaaatgCGATACTAGTAAATCATAATGATATCAGTTAACCTAATTGATTGATACAATcttattcaaatattatattttctaatgTGATAAACTAACATCTCCAATAATCATAAACATAATGCATGTAGCCTTTTGAAGTATCGTGACCTGTCTGGTCCATAAAGAATGTCTAAGTAGACGTCCCTCGCGGTAGTTCAAATTCGTGCATCTTGTACTATCGGTTCGAAATACATTTCTCTGAGCTCGTTGACTCACGCAGACCGTGCATGCATGTCATGTTAATGTATATAAAAATCGAGTATCCTTTTTAGCCTTTCTCAATTGGATCTCCTAATAATTTTACAGTGATGAACCAACATGATCTACGTGCATAGTGAACCTATCTTTTGTGGgtaattattttgtaatgtGGGAAGAACTGAACTCCCCCCGCCCCCCTTTCTGAATGGGAGGAATTGAACCTATCTTTTATGGTTAGGACGCAAAAGCAGCATGCAATTATCGAGCCCTTTCTCAgacaatataatattatttccgACCAATAAAAGATAATCTACACCTCGGTATGGAATTTGATGATTATAACGTTGACGGCCGACTAGCTCCAAGCAATGCGAGCGTGTAACATGAGCTTGTTTTAAATGTTGGGTCAAGGTCAATGTTCATATACAAGGTAATTTCGTGCAATTAATATTGCATCTCTGTAAATTACGAGGAAATCATTCATCAGAGATTCAGACTACATATACAGGGTGTAAGTATGCAGATGTGAGGacaaacaaatccaacaaatGTGAAAAAAGGATAAGAAAGAGATAAGGAGAGttcataaaaggaaaattctaGCATAATAGTATCTTAGAGCGACataataattgatattttAGTTTTAGTGTTTAGTATTTAAGTTCAAATATGTAATTGGTACTTTTACTATTTATAATGACACTTGAATTGGAATACTAAatacttaaattaaaaataaaaataaataatacttgTACTAAAAGCAGGAACACTATAACTGAAgtatttaaattgaaatattaaataatggAAATGAAAATACCAAATTTATTACTGTGAGTGGCGTAAAAGGGAAATTTTACCATGATTGgttgcaaaaaaaattatcatgatgattttatttagcCATTGGATTGGATTACTTAAGACCCAAGCCGTTTACATGTTCAAATTCCTTTTACTTAAAGATTCACTTCTCAATCTTTGATTTTCGATATTTTTAACCACGCATATTCTCAGTGAGCAGTGAGCGAATCAAATCCGGTTCGATATTAAAACGAACAACAATTTACTGattcaattaaataaacaacaatttcattcattaaaaaaataataataaaacaccAATTCCGATGcttatcttttttattaaaaattatggaCCCTGCTGATGTTTTGCTGATGGGGAAGGTGAAGCGTCCCATGAACTTCCACCGCGAGATGAGAACAACCTCAAGGCAAGCATATACGAGTCTGATTACGATAAATGGGCATCGCTTATGTGTGTTCTTCCATTTACATATGTTCCTAatctctttaatttatatctcAAAGTCAATAATCGCAGCTTAATGTTGGAGAGAGTCGAGCATTGTCAGTTGAGTCTTCGAGAATATCGTTTTAATTTGGTTCAAAATTGAACTGGATTTGACTCGTTCATGGACGCGACTGGGCATCGTTGAGAAAATGCATGGTAAAAATAACGAAAGTTAAAAGATTGATGGGTGAATCTTTGAATAAAAGAATTTGGACATATGTACGGTTTAGATCTTACTTAATCCTATCCAATGGCTAAAAAAAGAACAACCACagtgatttttttaatcaactgTGGTGGCATCACCCAATGTAAAATCAAATGTGCTTGGTATTAGAGTTGACttaagttgagttttgattttaattggtttgtaatgattgtgttgttgaattataagaaaaagtgtgaaaaagtaatgaatagttgagataaaataatgattaagtaatgattgtgttgttgaattgtaaaaaaagtaatgaataattgatggaatttagtattaaaaattgaattgaatggttaaattttttttttaaaaaagtaataattgtgttattaaattgaagataagtggagttgagttgagttaaaataatttctaaatccaaacacacctTACGGACTCTTTCCACATAAAAAAGGGAATCTTTTGTTGCAATAGAAGCATAAGTGATGTTGATTATTCCAGAATCGAAGTGGATTTGCTTTTATAAAAAGAAGATATTAATAAACTTCTATGAAGGTTTCAAGTGTATAAAAAGAAGATTTTAATGAACTTCCATGAAGGTTTCAAGGGATTCAACCAATTGCCTTGATCGTGGAATACATTGAGAAATAGGAATAAGAAGATTTCCTGCAATTATTTCTAATATGGAATAAGTCAATCATCCACTTTGGTATCTTACTGAGCAAAAATGGTGATATTGTACCTCCATTGATCAATAATTTCGATTTTTGCGAAGTATCATGATCGTCCAATAATAATGGTTTCAATTTTGTCAAATGAACAATTTGAAGACCTATTGATTCTAAAAACCGATTGTCAAGTTGATCATTTGAACCTTTCCATTCATAGTCGTGGATCTCAGATCTATGAATGGGGATATTCTCGAAACtcacaaagaaaaaaggaagtgagttaaaaaaaaagaagaaatttggataaaaaagagaaataattTTGACAAAACGAAACGAAGTGATTGTCATATTAAACGAGCCCTCAATTCAAAAGTTTACCAAAAGTGATCTGatgttaaataaaagaatcaaAAGGGCCTATGCAACTGTCCAAATACCTTCTCGTCACCCCCTCCGttcattcatattattatcAAAAACTCGTTATATGTTATCATTGTACAGTATCATCAATGGATAAAGGCTTAATCAGTTAGAAAAGTAACATCTTTGtacatttttctaaatatatcatgacatttaaaaaataatacacaAAGGTATGACATTTAGATTTAGTTGCAATTGTAGcacattaaaaaagaagatcgTGCCTGAAGACCTTGCATTCCTATGCTAGTTTTTAAATGTCgtgatatatttaagaaaatatacaAAGTTCGTGCATTTCCATAATACTATTAAAAGTTGTgctataataataaaaaaaaaacaaaagcagtGTCTTTTCGTACTATTTTCTAAAAGTCATgttatattcaaaaaaaaaatacaaagatcGTATTTTTCTATGTAATTAACTCATcgataaaaatgattttttttccccttttacAGAAGAGCGATTACATCTGTATGACTTTTAAGAGGATGCAATAGCTTTTTTATCGTGGAAATTCAAATAAGATATCTCTTCCATTATCTTTTCGAGCGCACCTCGTTCCTTGAGTATGGATGTATGAGAAACCTCGGGGAGCTTTATAACCTTCAATTCCTGGCCCGTCTCGTCCTTCCACAGTCTTTCTAGGCCCAGCAAGCTCACCATGTTGACCGTCCCATCTCCGTCCCCATAGACCACCTCCGGCTGCCCGTTGAACCCTCTATCCTGGTCATAAAACAGTGTCTCGGGCGTCCTCACCCCGGACCCAACTATGCAAGTCACAGGCACTCCCGGCGCGGCCATACTCAACCTGTTATTAGATTAGAGGATGAAACGCATGTTAGATATGGACTCATGTGCTCATTAGTTACTCGATGTACGTCTATGCAGCCgtaattaatattatgtttttgaaatttttggaCAAACAACCTTTCGGTTAAAGGAACTATTCGGGATTTGTACGGACCGACGCCTTCAGGGAATCCGATGTCGGTGAGGAACTGTGACATGTCTTTCGCGGTGTAAGAAACATTACTCGAAGAGATCACGAGCGGCCTCGTACTTTCGAACACGACAGGATTTGGGAGGAGCCATAAGTTGCTCTCGGAGCTCCGTTGCTCGCCTCGAACAATGAGCGGATCCACCAGGGGCACCCCGAGGGTGTACCCAGAGGCAAAAGTAAGCATCTCCTCCACAGAACCACCCCATGGGGCGGAGAGGGCTATGAAGTGCCTGACGTACTTCCGCCGCCACGAGGGTGGGTTCCGACGGAGGAACTCGAGGACAAAGAGCCCGCCTAGGCTGTGAGAGAGGAGGATCACCGGCATCCCTCCATTGGAGGCGCTGGCTCTCTCAACAAGGTCCCGGAGGTCACCAAGGAACTTGGTACCCACGCGCGACGGGTGGCCATCGGCTGCAAGGCCATACCGGAAGTCGTAAGGGGCACCGAAGAGGGTTTGCCCGTCCACATAGCCAATCCGACAGAGAGAATCCACCAACGGTCCCATGTAAGCCGTAACATGCCTGTCAACATATACATAGTTCAACTGATCAAAATGatacccaaaaataaaactaaaaatgaTTGATCAAAACAATTTCAGCACGCGGAGAGGAATTTCCTCACCTTTCGTGCACAATGAGTTTATTATAGTGTGTTTGAGATTACTCAATGTGCCAGAAAAACAAAGTTCTCTAGCTGCCATCTATTAAAACTAATCGATTCCGAGGAAGGGCAGTGCAGTTTTATAAGTGATCGACTTGATTTTCAATTTGGTTCTCGTTAACAAAActtttatatgcatttaattATTCACTTTCTCTATTCTTTAAACgaacatatataataaaaaattactgatatctaaaaaagaaaaaaactgatTCCTCTATCATTATTTCGCTTTTCTTATTATTGTTAGGTACATAAATCTCCCTAATAATCGGAAAATAAACATGAGTTTTAAGAAAGATTACTTGAGATGAGGATCCATATATAGAAGCGACCGGGTGGACCCAAAGTGCGGGACCCGGGTCTCGACCCCAGGGGCATTGTAGTAATCATCCTTCTCCGGGTCGTAGTGCAGTGTCATCCGGTGAGCGAAACACTTCGTGAACGGAGCCAAGAGCACGCTCGGGTCGAACCATAGGCGGAACCACCCGCGGCCGCAACACCCGGGTGCCACCTCCCGGCTGCATAGCCAGCTGGGCGGCTTGTACTTCGCCGTTAGCCGCCCCTCCAGCTGGTTCCCGCCGCTCCCGGGGACCAGGATCACCGGGTGGAGGGCGGCTCCGCCGCTTTGGCAGGCGCAGAAGCAGAGCATCGCAGCCGTCGTAATCGTCAGGACGAGTGGGCTCTTCCCCATATCGTCTTCAGTTGATTGAAGAGGCGGGGAGGGGCGACAGGGGAGTGAGGATTTGGCGATTTCTCCATTATCGTGGGATGGGACAGCAATTGTGTGGCGGAGAAAGTGCGACGACGCCGATGGTCCGATTCTCtcagtcgggtcgggtgggtACTCTGGATAATCGGACACTAATAATTTCGAAATAGTAAACGGGCCGGCCCAATAAGAGCCCATTAAAATAAGTAATGGGCCCAAGGGCTAGCCATTTGGAACTCTCCGAGGTTACGGTGGCCAGGCCGATCCCGTCGACCATCAAAATATTTGTTGCCCTCGTAGGTCGTACACCTCGCAGATAGTTTATTACCCAAATACTGAAATTTGTGGCATTTCCCGTCAACCTGCATGGCTTATGGAGgcaagaaaatattataattatatgaaaGAAGGATATGTGTCATCTAACATGATACTGAATCACGGTAACACATttagtattttcaattcaaatgtCCGATactttattttacttataCTTTTAGTTCAAGTAGTACAAGTGTTTTATACTTATACTTTCAGTTCAAGTATTTAATATATTGATTTaagtattttatattttgtacgGTCCATCACAAATAGTAAAAGTACTTAAAACTTGAgctaaaatactaaatatttaaattgtaAATTCCCAATATGTCACACTAATACCATATGAAGTTAGAATTTCAATGAAAGAGACAGAGAAGGCCGAGAATTTCTTTCATAAAATCAAATGTTGTCGATTAAGAatgtctttatatatatatatatatatatatatatatatatatatgaaggaCCATGAATctaagtataataaaatagaattcgtaatagttaataaaatgGTATGCATAATTCTATTGAGTATATaatctgaaaattttaaattattttgaaaacataTATTACTGAGCTACACCGTTTTGGTACTGAGAATGTTTTTGTTAATGTAAGCATGCTGCCATTTCTTGAAATTTGTCTCGGCCTTTGAACCACCTTCTTGACAACTGATCAACAACTCCTTTTGTCTCGCAACTTTTCATCATCAAAGAATACTCACCGGTCTACTTGCAGTCCAACACAAGGCTGCTGATCAATCTCACTGCAACCTGCTTATCTAAAGGTTGAAATATAACTTcacttttttactttttctttttttctttcctttgctCCAATGGGTCGATTTCTTTGAAAGAGTTGGACAGGGTCTAAATATTGCGCTCCAATACCACAGGCAAGAAAAGTCAGTTTTACCGATTAACGGTTCGAAATTAAACAATGGCGATAATACGTTGTTGTCTCCAACTCTTTCATCAATTTCAATCAAATCGTAAGGATCTCCTCTCCTTGTTGTATATACGAATTGATTGTCGATCAAATTGTTGTATACGGGGACTCCAATTTTCTGTGCCCCTTCTAGACCTGGTGCTTCCGCATATTATGATTGTCGTTAGCCGATGGTCAAGGCTGAGTCAGCTTTTGAAAAATCTATTCAACCCACGACATTGCAAAAGATTGGACCACGTGGAATCGATATAGAATTTTCCTTGCTcttcttcatttcttttctcATCTCAACAGTTAACTATCTCCAGTCCAGTctttatgataataataaaatcgCAGAAATTCTAGCATGCAGTCGTGGATGGCTCAGCCGGCCAAATGATAAGTGCGAATTTTCAGAGAAGTTCTGTATAAGTACGACACAGTTTAGCATTTAAAGAATAACATTCCGTGTATGTGTGAGGTCTGTACAAAACATTATTCTTCCTCTGAAAACTTTTTGGACAACAAAAATAATGTTTTATGAGAATTTCTTCTGTACTAAATGAAAGGACAGTTGTGCAAAAAATTTTCACACTTTAGTTCaaatatttcataaaaaaaaattcagaacgaaacattatttttttttatgcggAAACTTGTTGGACAAAAATAATGTTTCGTAAACAACATTTTCTCTTGTACAATATGTTGCTCGTCAACCAATTCTTATagtgtttcttcttcttggtaGAGTAGCTGCAATTTATGTCTCTCGAGGAACACTTGATGTATAGCTCTGGCTTTCCACGCGCTTGATCCATAGCTTTGTCTCCCTTCACGTACTCTATGAGCTACTTTTTCCTGCAGATGTCATCGAGAGCTAAGTGAACTTTCTGCTGAATTTCATTGACTGTGTAGTTGATGACTCTTCTTCTCCTATCTTACAAAGCTCGTTCAGTACCCCTTGATAGAGGAGCTAGGATATTGGAGAGGAAGGCTTTCTTCAGGGAGATATCTGCGCCGAGCTCTTATACCAATTCTAGATGAGGCTAAGGAAGTGCAATAGGACTGACAACCTAAGGCTAGAAGAAGCCGATACCAAGCTCTTTGGCGAGCTCCACAGCCTTCTCTTGACAAATGCCCAAGCAAAAGCTCCTTATCATCTTCCCAGGCCCTAGATAATTAGTACTATTGATTCCCTAGAATTACCTCGGATCACATCTAAGTAACTTGTTTTCCGATGTGCATGATCCGCATAAGAGGCTCGTACATAACATACTTAGGTAACTCCTAGTATTGAAGAATCACTAGAATCCTAAGCCCCCAGCCCAAAACGAGAGAATTCAAAAGATCATATTGAGAGAGTGtgtattgaaaattttctctgATTTCCTCATGTTGATCAATTACAGAGCGGAGCTACCTGTTATAAAGGTGAAGCTCAATCAAGGTGACAACAAGATATTTTAATGCTTAACTTCCTCAACCGCAACCTCCCAGATATGGAGATGTTCAGTTATCCCACTAAAGATAGGAACTCGGATACTCATTTGTCAAGTTCTTAGAATGATTTTGATCAATCTATCAGTGCAAACAGCTCTTTAAGGAAGCAGTCAAGAGAGTGCCCTTTCATCCTCAGCTGCATAAACACACCATTATTCTGTTCAAGCAACTTTGGAGTATGGTTCCTAGACTTGGAAGATCACCCCGAGCACAGGGAAAACCAGCGGGGTTTCAACTAACCTATTCCTCTGAGGTGTGGAAAACTTTCACCACAAATATCCTAGATCTCGAAAACCAATACCGATAATTCTAGAGGAT
This genomic window contains:
- the LOC116193202 gene encoding lecithin-cholesterol acyltransferase-like 1, with the protein product MGKSPLVLTITTAAMLCFCACQSGGAALHPVILVPGSGGNQLEGRLTAKYKPPSWLCSREVAPGCCGRGWFRLWFDPSVLLAPFTKCFAHRMTLHYDPEKDDYYNAPGVETRVPHFGSTRSLLYMDPHLKHVTAYMGPLVDSLCRIGYVDGQTLFGAPYDFRYGLAADGHPSRVGTKFLGDLRDLVERASASNGGMPVILLSHSLGGLFVLEFLRRNPPSWRRKYVRHFIALSAPWGGSVEEMLTFASGYTLGVPLVDPLIVRGEQRSSESNLWLLPNPVVFESTRPLVISSSNVSYTAKDMSQFLTDIGFPEGVGPYKSRIVPLTERLSMAAPGVPVTCIVGSGVRTPETLFYDQDRGFNGQPEVVYGDGDGTVNMVSLLGLERLWKDETGQELKVIKLPEVSHTSILKERGALEKIMEEISYLNFHDKKAIASS
- the LOC116192632 gene encoding protein PHLOEM PROTEIN 2-LIKE A10, whose product is MDHELVKRSLGFARRRKKWIGLLAAFGISSYAAYRVYHLPSVTRKRKRLVKLLGALVSVLEMASDSAETISLVSNDLKEFLQSDTDEIPRSLKQISKIARSQEFSQSVSRVTKAFTVGIIRGYKTDSCVKTGSEVGIRSSNYADKVMDRLLSSAGTGFASVVVGSFARNLVLGFYSSSESVDRLKANGEECLSQSSGMLRWLNVACDDKCKELIGDCIQKFVSTAVAVYLDKTMSINTYDEILAGLTNPKHQDKVQDILVSVCNSAIETLIRTSHRVLTSPDSGAKSSCSIVDQTEDLSVVGDKSVELEVPSKYQVPSSVSKVQDSGWANKVSSTLAVPSNRRFVLDVTGRVTFETIRSILLFLSWKLSEGIRMSLGTVHEEVILRGLEVVRFISAKSSIIFTLCLALYLHVLGGTRVVLTA